The following proteins are encoded in a genomic region of Ornithinibacillus sp. 4-3:
- a CDS encoding CtsR family transcriptional regulator, translating into MSNITDIIERYLKQILQTQGKNMIEIKRSEIADQFQCVPSQINYVIKTRFTLEKGYIIESKRGGGGYIRIFRIEHQDESELIDELISMINPTVSQQTAINVVERLFEKEIITKREAKIILSAMDRTAIAIDLPYRDEVRARILTAILTSLKFNDR; encoded by the coding sequence ATGAGTAATATTACAGATATTATTGAGCGCTACTTAAAACAGATATTACAGACACAAGGGAAAAACATGATTGAGATTAAAAGAAGCGAAATTGCAGACCAATTTCAATGTGTCCCTTCGCAGATTAATTATGTTATTAAAACACGCTTCACGTTAGAAAAGGGTTATATCATTGAAAGTAAACGTGGTGGAGGAGGATATATTCGCATTTTCCGTATTGAACACCAAGATGAATCAGAATTAATTGATGAATTAATTAGTATGATTAATCCAACAGTTTCACAACAAACAGCGATAAATGTTGTAGAACGGTTATTTGAAAAAGAAATTATTACAAAACGAGAAGCTAAAATTATTTTAAGTGCAATGGATCGAACAGCTATAGCGATTGATTTACCATATCGTGATGAAGTAAGAGCTAGAATATTAACTGCTATTCTTACTTCATTGAAGTTTAATGATAGGTGA
- a CDS encoding UvrB/UvrC motif-containing protein: MECQECHKRPATVRFTQVINGTKKEVHICEVCAKEKGYITHSDDAYSLHDLLAGLFNFDSSPFKKQESTFHDVDEMECPKCKTTFAEFKRTGKFGCATCYETFAPRLDSIFRRVHSGNTKHDGKIPRRKGGDLHVKKQIEVYKLQMQDLIEKEAFEEAAKIRDKIKELKTAYIKKDGDQS; this comes from the coding sequence ATGGAATGTCAAGAATGCCATAAACGACCTGCTACCGTTCGCTTTACACAGGTCATAAATGGTACAAAGAAAGAAGTGCATATTTGTGAAGTATGTGCCAAGGAAAAAGGTTATATAACACATAGCGATGATGCATATTCTCTCCATGACTTATTAGCTGGATTATTCAATTTTGATTCCTCACCATTTAAGAAACAGGAATCAACATTCCATGATGTTGATGAAATGGAATGTCCGAAATGTAAAACAACATTTGCAGAATTTAAACGGACAGGTAAGTTTGGTTGTGCAACATGTTATGAGACGTTTGCTCCTCGTCTAGATTCTATTTTTCGCCGAGTGCATAGTGGTAATACAAAACATGATGGGAAAATACCTAGACGTAAGGGCGGAGATTTGCATGTGAAAAAACAAATCGAAGTGTATAAATTGCAAATGCAGGATTTAATTGAAAAGGAAGCTTTTGAAGAAGCTGCTAAGATAAGAGATAAAATTAAAGAATTAAAGACAGCATACATTAAGAAAGATGGTGATCAATCATGA
- a CDS encoding protein arginine kinase — protein MSLKDFMNEAISPWMRESGPDSDIVLSSRIRLARNFAQETFPLAANQGELAQVCNFFENEFAMTSLDEYEDFQFISIQDLTTIERQVLVEKHLISPHLAKQSNAAAILISKNEQVSIMINEEDHIRIQLYFPGLQVKKALDEAFKIDDWLEEKIDYAFDEEKGYLTSCPTNVGTGLRASVMMHLPALMLTKQLNRMIPTINQLGFVVRGIYGEGSGAVGNIFQISNQITLGKSEEDIVEDLQSIVTQLIEHERRARKVLVEQSTVSLEDRIFRSYGTLEHSRVIESKEAASCLSNVRLGIDLGMINEIPRNILHELTVLTQPAFLQQYAKRILSANERDILRATLIRERLQLEK, from the coding sequence ATGAGTTTAAAAGACTTTATGAATGAAGCCATTAGTCCGTGGATGCGTGAATCAGGTCCAGATAGTGATATTGTCTTAAGTAGTCGTATTCGTTTAGCACGTAATTTTGCACAGGAAACTTTTCCACTTGCTGCAAATCAGGGAGAACTAGCTCAAGTATGCAATTTTTTTGAAAATGAATTCGCAATGACATCCCTTGATGAATACGAAGATTTTCAATTTATTTCTATACAGGACTTAACAACAATTGAACGACAAGTGCTTGTAGAGAAACATTTAATTAGTCCGCATTTGGCAAAGCAGTCAAATGCCGCAGCTATATTAATTTCGAAGAATGAGCAAGTCTCTATTATGATTAATGAAGAGGATCATATTCGCATCCAGCTATATTTCCCAGGATTACAGGTGAAAAAAGCGCTAGATGAGGCTTTTAAAATAGATGATTGGTTGGAAGAGAAGATTGATTATGCTTTTGATGAGGAAAAAGGATATTTAACAAGTTGCCCAACAAATGTTGGAACTGGCTTGCGTGCGTCGGTAATGATGCATCTTCCTGCTTTGATGTTAACAAAACAACTAAACCGAATGATTCCAACGATTAATCAGCTAGGCTTTGTTGTTCGTGGTATCTATGGTGAAGGTAGTGGGGCAGTTGGCAATATATTTCAAATCTCTAACCAAATTACATTAGGTAAATCAGAAGAAGATATTGTAGAAGATTTACAAAGCATCGTTACACAATTGATTGAGCATGAAAGAAGAGCACGAAAAGTATTAGTGGAGCAATCAACGGTTAGCTTAGAAGATAGAATTTTTCGCTCTTATGGGACATTAGAACATAGTCGTGTTATTGAATCAAAAGAGGCTGCATCTTGTTTATCAAATGTTCGCCTAGGAATTGATTTAGGAATGATTAATGAGATTCCAAGAAATATTTTGCACGAATTAACAGTACTGACTCAACCAGCGTTTTTACAGCAATATGCGAAAAGAATTTTAAGTGCAAATGAGCGAGATATATTACGTGCAACGCTTATTCGTGAGCGATTGCAATTGGAGAAATAA